One region of Micromonospora ureilytica genomic DNA includes:
- a CDS encoding magnesium chelatase subunit D family protein: MTETVTTTTTYPFSAVLGMADMRLALLLNAVSPAIGGVLVRGEKGTAKSTAVRALAALLPPVRRVAGCRFGCDPAEPDPACPDGPHPADAAAETRPARLVELPVGAAEDRVVGALDLEKAIGEGVRAFEPGLLAAAHRGVLYVDEVNLLHDHLVDLLLDAAAMGRSHVEREGVSVSHAARFLLVGTMNPEEGELRPQLLDRFGLTVEVGASRDPEIRVEVVRRRLAADADPVGFAARWADADAEIAGQVVAARRRLPGVRLPDAALRQIAEVCAAFDVDGMRADIVTARTALAHAAWHGRDRVTIDDVRVAARLALPHRRRRDPFDTPGLDEKRLDEALQRAQDAHPDDPDDSGPDDSGPDGGGPQGGGPAGDGGPNGGGPNGGGPSGGGPQGGNGVDDCDPGSTEHSTARNGAGPEGRTDGPDGTGGWPQHQPGDRGDDDGWPQHQQGDRGGDGQNARPRGGRQSATGDDEPTGGGESQPVAVPRGGLKARVLTAPGVGDGVPGRRSRARTGRGRTTGARVPAGRVGALHLPATIRAAAPHQAARGRLTGPLRLRRDDLREAVREGREGNLVLFVVDASGSMGARQRMTTVKDAVLALLTDAYQRRDKVAVIAFRGADARTLLPATSSVLAASTRLAELPTGGRTPLAEGLLAAADLLRVERLRDPKRRPLVLVVTDGRATAGTRPLDRAAAAAAVLASTGAPCVVVDCESGPVRLNLASRLATQLNAPRTALEALTHPHPRDLALPVAA, translated from the coding sequence ATGACCGAGACCGTCACCACCACCACGACCTACCCGTTCAGTGCGGTGCTCGGCATGGCCGACATGCGGCTGGCGTTGCTGCTCAACGCGGTGTCCCCGGCGATCGGCGGGGTGCTGGTCCGTGGTGAGAAGGGAACCGCCAAGTCCACAGCCGTGCGGGCGCTCGCCGCGCTGCTGCCGCCGGTGCGCCGGGTGGCCGGCTGCCGTTTCGGCTGTGACCCGGCCGAGCCCGACCCGGCCTGCCCGGACGGCCCGCACCCGGCCGACGCCGCCGCCGAGACCCGCCCGGCCCGCCTCGTCGAGCTGCCGGTGGGCGCCGCCGAGGACCGGGTGGTTGGCGCGCTGGATCTGGAGAAGGCGATCGGCGAGGGGGTACGCGCCTTCGAGCCGGGCCTGCTCGCCGCCGCGCACCGGGGGGTGCTCTACGTCGACGAGGTCAACCTGCTGCACGACCACCTCGTCGACCTGCTGCTGGACGCGGCGGCGATGGGCCGCAGCCACGTCGAGCGGGAGGGCGTCTCGGTCAGTCACGCGGCCCGGTTCCTGCTGGTCGGCACGATGAACCCGGAGGAGGGGGAGCTGCGCCCGCAGCTGCTCGACCGGTTCGGGCTCACCGTGGAGGTGGGTGCCAGTCGGGACCCGGAGATCCGGGTCGAGGTGGTCCGCCGCCGGCTGGCCGCCGACGCGGACCCGGTCGGTTTCGCCGCCCGCTGGGCCGACGCCGACGCGGAGATCGCCGGCCAGGTGGTCGCCGCCCGCCGCCGACTTCCCGGGGTACGCCTGCCGGACGCCGCTTTGCGGCAGATCGCCGAGGTGTGTGCGGCGTTCGACGTGGACGGGATGCGGGCCGACATCGTCACCGCCCGTACCGCCCTCGCCCACGCCGCCTGGCACGGCCGGGACCGGGTCACCATCGACGACGTCCGGGTGGCCGCCCGGCTGGCCCTGCCGCACCGCCGCCGCCGCGACCCGTTCGACACCCCGGGGCTGGACGAGAAGCGCCTCGACGAGGCGTTGCAGCGCGCCCAGGACGCCCACCCCGACGACCCGGACGACTCCGGTCCCGACGACAGTGGCCCGGATGGCGGCGGCCCGCAGGGCGGTGGGCCGGCCGGTGACGGAGGCCCGAACGGGGGCGGCCCGAACGGGGGCGGCCCGAGTGGCGGCGGACCGCAGGGCGGCAACGGCGTCGACGACTGTGACCCCGGGTCGACGGAGCACTCGACGGCGCGGAACGGCGCCGGCCCCGAGGGGCGCACCGACGGCCCGGACGGCACCGGCGGCTGGCCGCAGCACCAGCCGGGCGACCGTGGCGACGACGACGGCTGGCCGCAGCACCAGCAGGGCGACCGAGGCGGCGACGGCCAGAACGCGCGCCCGCGCGGCGGCCGGCAGTCGGCGACAGGTGACGACGAGCCGACCGGCGGCGGGGAGTCCCAACCGGTGGCCGTACCTCGGGGTGGGTTGAAGGCGCGGGTGCTCACCGCGCCCGGCGTGGGTGACGGGGTGCCCGGCCGGCGTTCGCGGGCCCGCACCGGGCGGGGCCGCACCACCGGCGCGCGGGTGCCGGCGGGCCGGGTCGGGGCGTTGCACCTGCCGGCCACGATCCGCGCCGCCGCGCCGCACCAGGCCGCCCGGGGCCGGCTGACCGGTCCGCTGCGACTGCGCCGGGACGACCTGCGCGAGGCGGTTCGTGAGGGGCGCGAGGGCAACCTGGTGCTCTTCGTGGTGGACGCGAGCGGCTCGATGGGCGCCAGGCAGCGGATGACCACGGTGAAGGACGCGGTGCTCGCCCTGCTCACCGACGCGTACCAGCGGCGGGACAAGGTCGCGGTGATCGCGTTCCGGGGCGCCGACGCCCGGACCCTGCTGCCGGCGACCTCGTCGGTGCTGGCCGCCTCGACCCGGCTGGCCGAGTTGCCCACCGGCGGGCGTACGCCGTTGGCCGAGGGGTTGCTCGCCGCCGCGGACCTGTTGCGGGTGGAGCGCCTGCGCGACCCGAAGCGCCGCCCGTTGGTCCTCGTCGTCACCGACGGGCGAGCCACTGCGGGCACTCGTCCCCTCGACCGGGCGGCAGCGGCGGCAGCGGTCCTGGCGTCAACCGGTGCCCCCTGCGTGGTCGTCGACTGCGAGTCCGGCCCCGTCCGCCTCAACCTGGCCTCCCGCCTGGCCACCCAGCTGAACGCCCCCCGAACCGCCCTGGAAGCCCTCACCCACCCTCACCCCCGCGATCTTGCACTTCCTGTCGCGGCATAG
- the cobO gene encoding cob(I)yrinic acid a,c-diamide adenosyltransferase codes for MPQGQPSHVPADGLTTRQRRHRQLLIVHTGQMKGKSTAAFGLALRAWTAGLPVGVFQFVKSAKWRVGEENAFRALGEVHERTGQGAPVAWHKMGEGWSWIQRGGDADHAADALEGWRQIQRDLAAERYGLYVLDEFTYPMKWGWVDVDEVVATLADRPGFQHVVITGRDADPRLVAAADLVAELTKVKHPMDAGQKGQKGIEW; via the coding sequence ATGCCGCAGGGACAACCGAGTCACGTGCCTGCTGACGGGTTGACCACCCGGCAGCGGCGGCACCGACAGTTGCTGATCGTCCACACCGGACAGATGAAGGGGAAGTCCACGGCCGCCTTCGGGCTGGCGTTGCGGGCCTGGACGGCCGGCCTGCCGGTCGGGGTGTTCCAGTTCGTCAAGAGCGCCAAGTGGCGGGTGGGGGAGGAGAACGCCTTCCGGGCGCTCGGCGAGGTGCACGAGCGCACCGGCCAGGGCGCCCCGGTGGCCTGGCACAAGATGGGCGAGGGCTGGTCCTGGATCCAGCGCGGCGGCGACGCCGACCACGCCGCCGACGCCCTGGAGGGCTGGCGGCAGATTCAGCGTGACCTGGCCGCCGAGCGCTACGGGCTGTACGTGCTGGACGAGTTCACCTATCCGATGAAGTGGGGCTGGGTGGACGTCGACGAGGTGGTCGCCACCCTGGCCGACCGGCCCGGCTTCCAACACGTCGTGATCACCGGTCGGGACGCCGACCCGCGCCTGGTCGCCGCCGCCGACCTGGTCGCCGAGCTGACCAAGGTCAAGCACCCGATGGACGCCGGCCAGAAGGGCCAGAAGGGCATCGAGTGGTGA
- a CDS encoding cobyrinate a,c-diamide synthase — translation MVSAHWALPRVVVAAPASGHGKTTVATGLLAALRRRGLTVSPHKVGPDYIDPGYHALAAGRAGRNLDPFLVGADRIAPLLRHGASVPTPADIAVVEGVMGLHDGAVGRRDYASTAHVARLIEAPVLLVLDTTAQGRSAAALTLGMAAFDPAVRIGGVILNRVGSPRHEMLLRDALAEVGVPVLGAVTRAAEVAAPARHLGLVPVAERAPESVAIVTALAELVEATVDLDAVLDLARTAPPLTTPAWDPVAAVGGPAGVERPRVALAGGPAFTFSYAETAELLAAAGAEVVTVDPLRDPALPTGTRAVVIGGGFPEAYAQTLADNTALRAELADFDGPIVAECAGLLYLGRSLDGVPMCGRLDLTARMTERLTLGYREALAVTDSPVARAGEPVRGHEFHRTATDPGHGETSAWRWNDTEHGFVTGGVHASYLHTHWAGHPEAARRLVEACR, via the coding sequence GTGGTGAGCGCGCACTGGGCGCTGCCCCGGGTGGTGGTCGCCGCCCCGGCCAGCGGCCACGGCAAGACCACTGTGGCCACCGGGCTGCTCGCCGCGCTGCGCCGTCGGGGTCTGACGGTCAGCCCGCACAAGGTCGGCCCCGACTACATCGACCCTGGCTACCACGCCCTCGCCGCCGGGCGAGCAGGGCGCAACCTCGACCCGTTCCTGGTCGGGGCCGACCGGATCGCTCCGCTGCTGCGCCACGGCGCGAGCGTCCCCACGCCCGCCGACATCGCAGTGGTCGAGGGCGTCATGGGCCTGCACGACGGGGCGGTGGGCCGCCGCGACTACGCGTCCACCGCGCACGTCGCCCGGCTGATCGAGGCACCCGTGCTGCTGGTGCTGGACACCACCGCGCAGGGCCGGTCGGCCGCCGCGCTCACCCTCGGCATGGCCGCGTTCGATCCGGCGGTGCGGATCGGCGGGGTGATCCTCAACCGGGTCGGCTCACCCCGGCACGAGATGCTGCTGCGCGACGCCCTCGCCGAGGTGGGCGTACCGGTGCTCGGGGCGGTCACCCGCGCCGCCGAGGTGGCCGCGCCGGCCCGGCACCTCGGGTTGGTGCCGGTCGCCGAGCGGGCACCCGAATCCGTCGCGATCGTCACCGCGCTCGCCGAACTGGTCGAGGCCACAGTGGACCTCGACGCCGTGCTCGACCTGGCCCGGACCGCCCCGCCACTGACCACCCCGGCGTGGGACCCGGTCGCCGCCGTCGGCGGGCCGGCCGGCGTCGAGCGACCACGGGTCGCCCTCGCCGGTGGTCCGGCCTTCACCTTCTCGTACGCGGAGACCGCCGAACTGCTCGCCGCGGCCGGCGCGGAGGTCGTCACCGTCGACCCGCTGCGCGACCCGGCGCTGCCCACCGGCACCCGGGCGGTGGTGATCGGCGGCGGCTTCCCCGAGGCGTACGCGCAGACACTGGCCGACAACACGGCGCTCCGCGCCGAACTGGCCGACTTCGACGGGCCGATCGTGGCCGAGTGCGCCGGACTGCTCTACCTCGGGCGGTCCCTGGACGGTGTGCCCATGTGCGGCCGACTGGACCTGACCGCCCGGATGACCGAGCGTCTCACCCTCGGCTACCGGGAGGCCCTGGCCGTCACCGACTCCCCGGTGGCGCGCGCCGGCGAGCCCGTACGCGGCCACGAGTTCCACCGCACCGCCACCGACCCGGGGCACGGCGAGACGTCGGCGTGGCGCTGGAACGACACCGAGCACGGCTTCGTCACCGGCGGGGTGCACGCGTCCTACCTGCACACCCACTGGGCCGGTCACCCGGAGGCGGCCCGTCGACTGGTCGAGGCGTGCCGATGA
- the cobI gene encoding precorrin-2 C(20)-methyltransferase, translating to MSADATLTGVGVGPGDPELLTVKAVRLLREADLVFVPVMADRVATTATAGPTPPATDAGRAEATVRSHVAADRLRRLPFALDDRGGVTARRAAAWDEAARVVVEAIDAGARSLAFATIGDPNVYSTFGYLAQSVRALRPAVRVATVPGITAMQELAARSGTPLCEGREPLTLLPATAGLALFADALAGPGTVVAYKGWRRHPELLAELRRQGRLADAVLGRSLGLPGERIGPVDNTEHDLPYLSTLLVPARREHRGGKL from the coding sequence ATGAGCGCCGACGCCACGCTCACCGGGGTCGGCGTCGGCCCGGGCGACCCGGAACTGCTCACCGTCAAGGCGGTGCGGCTGCTGCGCGAGGCCGACCTGGTCTTCGTACCGGTGATGGCGGACCGGGTCGCGACCACCGCGACCGCCGGTCCGACGCCACCGGCAACGGACGCCGGGCGGGCCGAGGCGACGGTGCGCTCCCACGTCGCGGCGGACCGGCTGCGCCGGCTGCCGTTCGCGCTGGACGACCGGGGTGGGGTGACCGCCCGCCGGGCGGCGGCCTGGGACGAGGCCGCGCGGGTGGTGGTCGAGGCGATCGACGCGGGGGCGCGGTCCCTCGCGTTCGCCACCATCGGCGACCCCAACGTCTACTCGACCTTCGGCTACCTGGCCCAGAGCGTCCGGGCGCTGCGCCCGGCGGTGCGGGTGGCGACCGTGCCCGGCATCACCGCCATGCAGGAGCTGGCGGCGCGCAGCGGCACCCCGCTCTGTGAGGGACGCGAACCGCTCACCCTGCTGCCGGCCACCGCGGGCCTGGCGCTCTTCGCGGACGCCCTGGCCGGGCCGGGCACCGTTGTCGCCTACAAGGGCTGGCGGCGGCACCCGGAGTTGCTCGCCGAGCTGCGCCGGCAGGGTCGTCTCGCCGACGCCGTGCTCGGACGCAGCCTGGGGCTGCCCGGTGAACGGATCGGGCCGGTCGACAACACCGAGCACGACCTGCCGTACCTGTCGACGCTGCTGGTTCCGGCCCGCCGCGAGCACCGAGGAGGAAAGCTGTGA
- the cobM gene encoding precorrin-4 C(11)-methyltransferase produces MTSDGKVWFVGAGPGAADLLTLRAARVIAEADIVIWAASLVHADVLHHARTGAEIVDSSQLPIEGVLPLYERAAEQGLTVARIHSGDPALWGAVQEQLDLCRALGLAVEIVPGVSSFTAVAAIVGRELTVPEVAQSVILTRLEGGKTPMPPGERVRDFARHGTTMALFLSAARSGQVQAELLAGGYPEDTPAVVAYQATWPDELVVRCTVGTLEATVKQHKLWKHTLFLVGPALAAEGTRSHLYHPGHFHTFRRAEPAARAELRRQASARTGGTATPGHTP; encoded by the coding sequence GTGACCAGCGACGGCAAGGTGTGGTTCGTCGGAGCCGGCCCGGGGGCGGCGGACCTGCTGACCCTTCGGGCCGCGCGGGTGATCGCCGAGGCGGACATCGTGATCTGGGCGGCGAGCCTGGTGCACGCCGACGTGCTCCACCACGCCCGCACCGGCGCGGAGATCGTCGACTCGTCGCAGCTACCGATCGAGGGCGTGCTGCCGCTCTACGAGCGGGCCGCCGAGCAGGGGTTGACAGTGGCTCGGATCCACTCCGGAGACCCGGCGCTGTGGGGCGCGGTGCAGGAGCAGCTGGACCTGTGCCGGGCCCTCGGCCTGGCCGTCGAGATCGTGCCCGGGGTGTCCTCGTTCACCGCCGTCGCGGCGATCGTCGGACGGGAGCTGACAGTGCCCGAGGTGGCCCAGTCGGTGATCCTCACCCGCCTCGAAGGCGGCAAGACCCCGATGCCGCCCGGCGAGCGCGTCCGCGACTTCGCCCGACACGGCACCACAATGGCGCTCTTCCTCTCCGCCGCCCGATCCGGACAGGTGCAGGCCGAACTGCTGGCCGGCGGCTACCCGGAGGACACCCCGGCCGTGGTGGCGTACCAGGCGACCTGGCCCGACGAACTGGTGGTGCGCTGCACGGTCGGCACCCTGGAGGCGACGGTCAAGCAGCACAAACTGTGGAAGCACACCCTGTTCCTGGTCGGGCCGGCCCTCGCCGCCGAGGGCACCCGCTCGCACCTGTACCACCCCGGGCACTTCCACACCTTCCGCCGCGCCGAGCCGGCCGCCCGCGCCGAGCTGCGTCGCCAGGCCAGCGCGCGTACCGGGGGGACCGCCACACCGGGGCACACACC